From a region of the Triticum aestivum cultivar Chinese Spring chromosome 7D, IWGSC CS RefSeq v2.1, whole genome shotgun sequence genome:
- the LOC123168809 gene encoding 26.2 kDa heat shock protein, mitochondrial: protein MAPAVACKGAAPAALLKSGAPVAFCAPHSPDVYAARRPYNTQVKEVNRYDDDDNDYSGRDLVIPSFLSQDVLDPLGAPTGMARLLSLMEDVATQTGLSTTAGASRLGRWVAKEDDDAVYLKVPMPGLTKEHVTVRADKNILVIKGEGEKQTWDGDDDSAVPRYNRRIEMPADAYKLDKIKAEMKNGVLWVTLLKVKEDERKDVFHVKVE, encoded by the exons ATGGCTCCCGCCGTCGCTTGCAAGGGTGCCGCGCCGGCCGCCCTCCTCAAGTCCGGTGCTCCCGTGGCCTTCTGCGCGCCCCACTCCCCCGACGtctacgccgcccgccgcccgtacAACACCCAGGTCAAGGAGGTCAACCgctacgacgacgacgacaacgactaCAGCGGCCGCGACCTCGTCATCCCCAGCTTCCTCTCGCAGG ACGTGCTCGACCCGCTCGGCGCGCCGACCGGCATGGCCCGTCTGCTGTCTCTGATGGAGGACGTCGCAACTCAGACCGGCCTCTCCACCACTGCCGGGGCGTCGCGGCTCGGTCGCTGGGTGGCCAAGGAGGACGACGACGCGGTGTACCTCAAGGTGCCGATGCCCGGGCTGACCAAGGAGCACGTGACGGTGCGCGCCGACAAGAACATCCTGGTGATCAAGGGCGAGGGCGAGAAGCAGACCTGGGACGGCGACGACGACTCCGCGGTGCCGAGGTACAACCGCCGCATCGAGATGCCCGCTGACGCGTACAAGTTGGACAAGATCAAGGCCGAGATGAAGAATGGCGTGCTCTGGGTGACCCTGCTCAAGGTGAAGGAGGACGAGCGCAAGGACGTGTTCCACGTCAAGGTCGAGTAG